The region AGTTGCATAATTCAAAGTAGACCCGAGCGTAGAAAAGGCAAATCAATGTCTTTTTTTTTCTGTTATACCCAGTTTCAATGTATTGCTTCGTCTGTTGGCTGTGCTCGGGTCAAAGATTTGAAGAAGCTTACCGCTACAGCATTATTCCAACAATTTCCTTTACGACGCAGCTCAACAAATAAATCATCATTAATACTGTAATTAACAGATAAAAAAAAGTAGTTTTTAATGAAAAATGGAGGTGGTCATTTTGAATTGGAATTGGGTGGTCAATTTGACTAGTTTTTCCAGCTAGATTACTAAAAATGGAATGCTTTTATCATTAATTCCTGCTCATTTCTTGAAATTCCTATTTCTTTAGCTATAGATTTTCAGTTGCTTGTTACTTGAATAACTTCTTGCATAATAACTTCCAAAACTTCCATTATCATGATAGGCACTTCCTAGTGAACTCCATTTTATTCTTCCATTTGTGTGATAAGTTGTTGACATAATAAATTTAATAAGTTTGTTAAAAATTGTCACTAACGTCAGTCTATAAATAACCTCCGTTGTATTACCACCAAATATAACAAAATACTTATATCCATATTACTCGTTTAAATTTATTTCAAGCCCTAAAGTGGGCATATTATAAGCATCAGCTATCAATTTTGCCGAATGCAATATGCCTTCGGGAGAATGCCCCAAGTTGGCAATCATCAGTTCATCTGCACCTGAGATCTTTTGATATTCATTCAACCGGCTTACAACTTGATCTGCAGTTCCATATATCATTTTTTCATGCCAGCTTTCCAATACAAACTTTTCTGAGTGATCGTAACTATAGTCTTTCAATTCTTCCGGAGATGGAATAACATAGGTTTGTCCTTTCATCATCCGAAGCATACTGTGTGCAAAGGCATGCGTTTGGATTTTTGCCTCCTCTACAGTATCTGCCGCAAATACAGAGAAGCATGCTATAGTATGTGGTTTATCAAGAACCTTTGACTTTTTGAAATTCTTTTTATACAGATCAAATGCAAATAGCATATTCTCTGGAGCCAACTGTGCGGCAAAGGCAAATGGCAATCCCAATTTTCCTGCCAATTGGGCAGAATATCCTGAAGAACCTAATAACCATACCGATGGGCTGTCAAAAGATCGGGCGATACCGTTTTCACGATCTTGTCCTGGTCCTGGAACGGCGAATACCCTGTTCTTGAAAGGATGTCCATCAGGAAAATCATCTTTAAGAAAATGCAATAGTTCTGTCAACAAATCTGGAAAATCCTCCGCTCCTAAATGGTTACCACGAAGTGCTGATGCCGTAAGTCCATTGGTTCCAGGGGCACGGCCTATTCCTAAATCTATACGTCCTGAAGCCATTGCTTGAAGCATACCAAACTGTTCGGCAACTACCAAGGGCGGAAAGTTGGGTAACATCATACCATCAGATCCCAATCGTATATTTTTTGTTTCGCCGATAAGTCTGGAAAGCAACATGGCGGGTGAAGATGTGGAAACAGCAGGCATACCATGGTGTTCTGCTACCCAATAACGAGCAAACCCACGTTGGTCAGCAAATTTTGCCAAGGCAATACTGGTAGCAACGGCTTCTGCAGCAGAATACCCTTTTCCGGTTGTAGCCACATCCAGAATTGACAAAGGAACCGGAGCATTTCCTTGTTTTCCAAGCGGTTGAAAAGAAGCTGGTTTATTATCTGGGCTACCCGTATTTATAACATTATTTTTCATGGCATATTAATTTTAAATTATTTTACAAAATTAAGTCTGCACGCACGAAAATAATATACCAAAAACTATCTAAAGAATACCCTTTTGATAACCTATTCCAAGCCTATTAACTAAAGAGTTAGCAATCTCAAGATGAAATAACAGCTAAATCATAGCATTAAATTCTTGGCAGGATTTGTTCCTGCTTTTCTG is a window of Flavobacterium acetivorans DNA encoding:
- a CDS encoding LLM class flavin-dependent oxidoreductase, encoding MKNNVINTGSPDNKPASFQPLGKQGNAPVPLSILDVATTGKGYSAAEAVATSIALAKFADQRGFARYWVAEHHGMPAVSTSSPAMLLSRLIGETKNIRLGSDGMMLPNFPPLVVAEQFGMLQAMASGRIDLGIGRAPGTNGLTASALRGNHLGAEDFPDLLTELLHFLKDDFPDGHPFKNRVFAVPGPGQDRENGIARSFDSPSVWLLGSSGYSAQLAGKLGLPFAFAAQLAPENMLFAFDLYKKNFKKSKVLDKPHTIACFSVFAADTVEEAKIQTHAFAHSMLRMMKGQTYVIPSPEELKDYSYDHSEKFVLESWHEKMIYGTADQVVSRLNEYQKISGADELMIANLGHSPEGILHSAKLIADAYNMPTLGLEINLNE